One genomic region from Methanocaldococcus fervens AG86 encodes:
- a CDS encoding endonuclease dU: MKDEIGVMGFDDAPFNRNDEECILIGTYMRGNRIIDGIYFRKFKKDGMDVTDKIIDVVKERHYKKIRAIFLAGITFGGFNIADLWRINEETKKPVIVVIDRYPNKKRMFSAIKKHFDDADNRIKLIKSFPEPEKIDGIYVQYIGTDKDFVKNIIKKTRLKSKFPECLRISHLIGRGFLGLK; encoded by the coding sequence ATGAAAGATGAAATAGGAGTTATGGGTTTTGATGATGCTCCATTTAACAGGAATGATGAGGAATGTATTTTGATAGGCACATACATGAGGGGAAATAGGATAATAGATGGCATTTATTTTAGGAAGTTTAAGAAGGATGGGATGGATGTTACTGATAAGATAATAGATGTTGTTAAAGAGAGACATTATAAAAAAATAAGGGCAATTTTTTTAGCTGGGATAACTTTTGGAGGATTTAATATAGCAGATTTGTGGAGAATTAATGAAGAGACAAAAAAACCTGTTATTGTAGTTATTGATAGATATCCAAATAAAAAGAGGATGTTTTCAGCTATTAAAAAACACTTTGACGATGCAGATAATAGAATAAAACTAATAAAAAGCTTTCCAGAGCCTGAAAAAATAGATGGCATTTACGTCCAATATATTGGAACTGATAAAGATTTTGTTAAAAATATTATCAAAAAAACAAGACTTAAAAGCAAATTTCCAGAGTGTTTGAGGATTTCTCATTTAATTGGTAGAGGGTTTTTAGGATTGAAGTAA
- the alaS gene encoding alanine--tRNA ligase produces the protein MEYDYKVKLFDELGFVRKKCKKCGQYFWTLDEDRETCGDAPCDIYSFIGKPITKKPYTYKEMVNEFIDFFKEHGHTPIKRAPVTARRWRDDILLTIASIAVFQPWVTKGIVEPKANPLVITQPCIRLNDIDNVGRTGRHLTCFTMGGHHAFNREDDFKYWQDETVELCFNFFKRLGIDEKSITFIESWWEGGGNAGPCYEVITHGVELTTLVFMQYEKIGDTYKEIPLKIVDTGYGIDRFVWASTGEPTIYDAIFKNIVNKLKEDAGVKGIDKEILAKITEVAGLMDVKDVGDLRKLREEVANKVNIPVEELDELISPYEDIYAIADHTRALAFMLGDGIVPSNVKDGYLVRMLIRKTLRHMDRLNLSMPITEIVAMQLKELRDLYPELLDMEDYIMEILDIETKKYRQTIERGKGIVERLLKSKKALELDDLIELYDSHGLPPEIVKDVAKSLGKEVNIPDNFYTIVAERHENKEETKEEFKLPEVDVEKTELLFYEYPKMKEFEAKILKVVNDYVILDKTAFYPEGGGQKADTGYLIKGDKKYRVIDVQKENNIVYHKIENLDDELKEGDVVRGVIDWDRRLSLMRNHTATHIINAAAQKVLGKHVWQAGSDVDVDKARLDITHYKRISREELKEIERIANEIILSNYNVKSVFMDRNEAEEKFGFRIYQGGVVPGNVLRIVIIEDEDGNIVDVEACGGTHCQNTGEVGFIKIIKTERVQDGVERLIYSSGLSALKAVQEMEDILEESAEILRCPAEELPKVINRFFEEWKEQRKKIEELEKKIGELKKFELMNKFETVGDYKVLVEKVEANPKEMLNIADNLATENAIVVLLNEKGNILCKRGENVDIRMDELIKYVAKGGGREHLAQGKYEGDIEEIKKKVIEFIKNR, from the coding sequence ATGGAATACGATTACAAAGTAAAATTATTTGATGAATTAGGATTTGTTAGAAAGAAGTGCAAAAAGTGTGGGCAGTATTTTTGGACTTTAGATGAAGATAGAGAAACATGCGGAGATGCTCCGTGCGATATCTATTCCTTTATAGGAAAGCCAATAACTAAAAAACCATATACGTACAAGGAGATGGTCAATGAATTTATAGACTTCTTTAAAGAACATGGGCATACACCAATAAAAAGAGCTCCAGTAACTGCAAGAAGATGGAGAGATGACATTTTATTAACTATTGCCTCTATAGCTGTGTTTCAGCCATGGGTTACTAAGGGAATAGTTGAGCCAAAAGCAAATCCTTTAGTTATAACCCAACCATGTATTAGGCTAAATGATATAGATAACGTTGGAAGAACTGGAAGGCATTTAACATGCTTTACAATGGGAGGGCATCATGCATTTAATAGAGAGGATGACTTCAAATACTGGCAGGATGAGACGGTAGAGCTATGCTTTAACTTCTTTAAAAGATTAGGTATTGATGAAAAGTCAATAACATTTATTGAAAGCTGGTGGGAAGGAGGAGGAAACGCTGGGCCGTGCTATGAAGTAATAACTCATGGAGTTGAATTGACAACCCTCGTCTTTATGCAGTATGAAAAAATTGGAGACACCTATAAAGAAATTCCATTAAAGATTGTAGATACTGGTTATGGAATTGATAGGTTTGTTTGGGCTTCAACTGGAGAGCCTACAATATACGATGCCATATTTAAAAATATTGTAAATAAATTGAAGGAAGATGCTGGAGTTAAAGGTATTGATAAGGAGATATTGGCAAAGATTACAGAAGTTGCCGGTTTAATGGACGTTAAGGACGTTGGGGACTTAAGAAAGTTGAGGGAAGAGGTAGCTAATAAAGTAAATATTCCTGTAGAGGAATTGGATGAGTTGATATCGCCTTATGAAGACATCTATGCAATAGCTGACCACACAAGGGCTTTAGCTTTCATGTTGGGTGATGGAATAGTTCCTTCAAATGTTAAAGATGGATATTTGGTAAGAATGTTAATAAGGAAGACATTAAGGCATATGGATAGGTTAAATTTATCAATGCCAATAACTGAGATTGTTGCAATGCAATTAAAAGAGTTGAGAGACTTATATCCAGAATTGTTAGATATGGAAGATTACATAATGGAGATTTTAGATATTGAGACAAAGAAATACAGACAAACAATTGAAAGAGGAAAAGGAATTGTTGAAAGGTTGTTAAAGAGCAAAAAAGCATTGGAGTTGGATGACTTAATTGAGTTGTATGATAGCCATGGATTGCCACCAGAGATTGTTAAGGATGTTGCCAAATCTTTAGGAAAAGAGGTTAATATCCCAGATAACTTCTATACAATAGTTGCTGAGAGACATGAGAATAAAGAAGAGACTAAAGAGGAATTTAAATTACCAGAAGTTGATGTTGAAAAAACAGAGCTGTTATTTTACGAATATCCAAAAATGAAGGAGTTTGAAGCAAAAATATTGAAGGTTGTTAATGATTATGTAATTTTGGATAAGACAGCATTCTATCCAGAAGGAGGAGGGCAGAAGGCAGATACAGGATATTTAATAAAAGGAGATAAGAAGTATAGAGTTATTGATGTTCAAAAGGAAAATAATATTGTCTACCATAAAATAGAAAACTTAGATGATGAATTAAAAGAAGGAGATGTTGTTAGGGGAGTTATTGATTGGGATAGAAGGTTAAGTTTAATGAGAAATCACACAGCAACACACATAATAAATGCTGCAGCTCAAAAGGTTTTAGGAAAGCATGTATGGCAAGCAGGTTCAGATGTTGATGTAGATAAGGCAAGATTGGATATAACTCATTACAAAAGAATAAGTAGAGAGGAGTTAAAGGAGATTGAGAGAATAGCCAATGAGATTATATTAAGTAATTACAATGTAAAAAGCGTATTTATGGATAGGAATGAAGCAGAGGAGAAGTTTGGATTTAGAATATACCAAGGGGGAGTAGTGCCAGGAAACGTTTTGAGAATAGTCATTATTGAGGATGAAGATGGAAATATAGTTGATGTTGAAGCATGTGGAGGAACACACTGCCAAAACACTGGGGAGGTTGGATTTATAAAGATAATTAAGACAGAGAGAGTTCAGGATGGTGTTGAGAGATTAATCTACTCAAGCGGTTTGAGTGCTTTAAAGGCAGTGCAAGAGATGGAGGATATTTTGGAAGAGAGTGCTGAGATTTTAAGATGTCCAGCTGAAGAGCTTCCAAAGGTTATAAATAGATTCTTTGAAGAGTGGAAAGAGCAGAGGAAGAAGATTGAAGAGTTGGAGAAGAAGATAGGCGAGCTTAAGAAGTTTGAATTAATGAATAAATTTGAAACAGTTGGGGATTATAAGGTTTTAGTTGAAAAGGTTGAAGCTAATCCAAAAGAGATGTTGAACATAGCTGACAACTTAGCAACAGAAAATGCCATAGTAGTGTTGTTAAATGAGAAAGGTAATATATTATGTAAGAGAGGGGAAAACGTCGATATAAGAATGGATGAGCTTATAAAATATGTTGCAAAAGGGGGAGGAAGAGAGCATTTAGCTCAAGGAAAATATGAAGGAGATATAGAGGAGATTAAGAAGAAAGTTATAGAGTTTATTAAAAATAGGTAA